One genomic window of Aptenodytes patagonicus chromosome 3, bAptPat1.pri.cur, whole genome shotgun sequence includes the following:
- the GALNT14 gene encoding polypeptide N-acetylgalactosaminyltransferase 14 isoform X3, producing MLLPLLVPPARCTTLHYRQDLPPTSVIITFHNEARSTLLRTVRSVLNRTPVHLVHEIILVDDFSDDPDDCRLLGKLPKVKCLRNGQREGLIRSRIRGADVAQAGVLTFLDSHCEVNKDWLLPLLQRIKEDPTRVVSPIIDIINLDTFAYVAASSDLRGGFDWSLHFKWEQLSPEQKAKRLDPTEPIKTPIIAGGLFVIEKAWFNHLGKYDSAMDIWGGENFEISFRVWMCGGSLEIIPCSRVGHVFRKKHPYIFPEGNANTYIKNTKRTAEVWMDEFKQYYYAARPAAQGRPYGNIQSRVELRKRLKCHSFKWYLENVYPELRIPKESLYQTGMIRQRQSCLESHKSEAQEFPVLSLNPCISSKGTAATAQEWTYTYNYQVRQQQLCLSVYTLFPGSQVLLSPCKEGDNKQRWGKVGSHIEHVASRFCLDTETIGDTNESTKELVINPCESTAMSQRWDMVMS from the exons ATGCTCTTACCTCTGCTGGTGCCACCAGCCAG gtGTACAACTTTGCACTATCGCCAGGACCTCCCGCCAACCAGCGTCATCATCACCTTCCACAACGAGGCCAGGTCGACCCTGCTAAGGACAGTCCGGAG CGTGCTGAACCGCACTCCAGTGCACCTCGTCCATGAAATCATACTAGTGGATGACTTCAGTGACGATC CTGACGACTGCCGCTTGTTGGGCAAGCTCCCCAAGGTGAAGTGCTTGCGGAACGGACAGCGAGAAG GTCTGATCCGGTCCCGAATCCGAGGGGCAGATGTGGCACAAGCGGGAGTCCTGACCTTCCTCGACAGTCACTGTGAGGTGAATAAGGACTGGCTACTCCCTCTGCTGCAGAGGATCAAAGAG GATCCCACCCGAGTGGTCAGCCCCATTATTGACATCATCAACTTGGACACTTTTGCCTATGTGGCGGCTTCCTCAGACCTCAGAGGAG GTTTTGACTGGAGTCTGCATTTCAAATGGGAGCAGCTTTCTCCAGAGCAGAAAGCCAAACGACTTGATCCCACCGAACCCATTAA GACTCCCATCATTGCCGGGGGGCTATTCGTGATTGAAAAAGCCTGGTTCAACCACCTGGGGAAGTACGACAGTGCCATGGACATCTGGGGCGGGGAGAACTTCG AAATCTCTTTCCGTGTGTGGATGTGTGGAGGGAGCCTGGAAATCATCCCCTGCAGCCGTGTTGGACATGTCTTCCGGAAGAAACATCCATACATCTTTCCAGAGGGAAATGCCAATACATACATTAA AAACACCAAGCGCACCGCGGAGGTGTGGATGGACGAATTCAAGCAGTACTACTATGCGGCTCGTCCCGCAGCTCAAGGAAGGCCTTATGGAAA CATCCAGAGCAGAGTGGAGCTGCGGAAGAGGTTGAAATGCCACAGCTTCAAGTGGTACCTGGAAAACGTTTATCCCGAACTTCG GATTCCCAAGGAATCGCTCTATCAGACTGGGATGATCAGGCAAAGGCAGAGCTGCCTGGAGTCACACAAGTCTGAAGCCCAAGAGTTCCCCGTCCTGAGCTTAAATCCTTGCATCAGCAGCAAAGGCACGGCAGCAACGGCACAG gAATGGACGTACACATACAACTACCAAGTCCgccagcagcagctgtgcttgtCTGTGTACACCCTCTTCCCCGGTTCCCAGGTGCTGCTGTCACCTTGCAAAGAAGGTGACAACAAGCAG CGATGGGGTAAAGTTGGGTCACACATTGAACACGTAGCTTCACGCTTCTGTTTGGACACTGAGACGATTGGGGACACGAATGAGAGCACCAAAGAGCTTGTCATCAACCCTTGCGAGAGCACAGCCATGAGTCAGCGCTGGGACATGGTGATGTCTTGA